One Paenibacillus sp. SYP-B4298 genomic window, AGAATGAGTTGAGCATGGAGGAACACTACAGCGGTTGAAGACGCGCTTAGCAGCCGTTATCCGGCTGCTGTCCGCGGAATTGGCGGGGGGTTATTCCGCTGTACTTTTTGAAGGTCTTCGTGAAGTGGCTTTGATCATGAAATCCGAGCCGTGTTCCTATATCAGCCAAGGAGAGAGAGGTATAACGAAGCAACCGCTTGGCCTCCTCCATTCGTTCCTGCTGGATGAATAGGGAGGGGGTAGAGCCCGTCTCCTGCTTGAACAGACGCGACAAATAATTAGGATGCAGACGCACTATCGCAGCTAGCTGCGGGAGGGTGATCTCCTCGTAGATATGAGCCACAATATATTGCTTGCACAGCCGAATCGCATGCGAGCAATCAGCGTCTGCGGCTTCGGCTACCCGGTCAGCAAAATCGAAGTAAGCACGATCCATCAGCCGCGCTACCTCCTTGGGTGTAGCGCATTCCTCGATGCGCTGGATATAATCGTCACTGAGCGAATAGGCCAGTTCATAGTGCAAGCCCCCATCTATCGCTGCTCGGGTAACAAGGGCGATGCCACTAATGGACAGATTTTTCTGGCTGCGCAGGTGACTATTTTTGGACAGGATGCCGGTCTGCTCATAGGGGAATGTATTGAGCCATTCCGCCAATTCCGCTCGCTTGCCCTCGCGCACAAGCTGAATCATCTTTCTCTCCCATCCGGGATGATGATGATAGACGGCATTATGCTTGCGCTGTGCAATGGCAAGCTCCCGTTCCCGACGAGCTGTGGCCTCCTCGACAGCGGAGGCGGTCCATTCTCTGCTTCGCAGCAGCTCGTTCAAGTCGAGCTCTTCCTTATAGATCATGTGATAGAGCAGCAGCCCGTACCGGAACAGTTGACGGGCATCCATGACGGGAAGCTGATCATAGTAGTGAATGAGCGCTTCCCTCAGCTTGAAGGATGCATTCGCATCCCGCAGCAGTCCGTCAATTCGACCTTCCTGGATCGGTGCGAAGCATACCGGGCCGATCGCGATCCATCCATGACAGAGAGAGCGATCAATAAGCGGCAGGAGCAGCACCGTCTCAAAGAAAGCTGTAACATGCAGAAATGGTGTGCGCTGCAAGCCGAGCTGTAATGGGGCGGGAAGTCCAGTCTGCACCGCGCCAAGCGGGTTGGAGCCGCCCCCCCCTGTCCAGACCGCGCCAGGGGCGCCTGTTTCATCCATATAGAGCAGAGGCAGCCCTGTAGCCTCATGAAGTAATCGGCAGGCCGCACTCAGCTCTGCCCGTGTAGGGAACGGCGGTTCATGACGATCATCCTTCTGTTCGGTACGGCTCATCCTTCACTCCTCCTTGAAGCCATTCTCGGCTAATTGTTGCAGCAGTTCTAATAGGTGATGAGTAAGGGGCTGCTCCAAGATAGAAGTCAGCTTGTATTATAGTTATAATCATACAAAAAAAGTTTGAATTCTACAATAATGAAGCGCTTACTGCATTTAATATGTAATCAAATGGACATTCTATTCTGTAGAAGGAGGCAATGACGGATGGAGAGGGACTTGAAACAACTGGTAGCACAGATGACATTGGAGGAGAAGGCAGGGCTATGCTCTGGGCTTGATTTTTGGCATTTGAAGGGCGTAGAGCGGTTGGGCATACCATCGATCATGGTTACAGACGGTCCGCATGGACTGCGCAAGCAGGACACTTCGGCCGATCATCTTGGTCTGACGAACAGTGTGCCGGCTACATGCTTCCCCTCCGCTGTCGGGCTTGCAAGCAGTTGGAACCGTGAGTTGATTCGCCAGGTCGGGGTGGCGCTGGGCGAGGAATGTCAGGCTGAGAATGTCGCGGTGCTGCTCGGACCGGGCGCTAACATTAAGCGCTCGCCGCTCAACGGACGGAACTTTGAATATTTCTCTGAGGACCCTTATCTGGCATCGGAGATGGCGGCGAACCATATCTCGGGGGTGCAAAGTCAAGGGGTTGGCACTTCGCTGAAGCATTTTGCCGTCAATAACCAGGAGCACCGGCGTATGTCCGTAGATGCGGTGGTTGATGAGCGTACTCTGCGGGAAATCTATCTGGCAGCATTCGAAGGAGCAGTCAAGCAGGCACAGCCATGGACGATCATGTCGTCCTACAACCGGGTGAACGGAACGTATGTCTCCGAGAACGAGCGGCTGCTGACGGATATTTTGCGTAACGAGTGGGGCTTCGAGGGCTTCGTGGTATCCGACTGGGGAGCCGTGAACGAACAGGTGGACTCGCTGGCTGCAGGCATGGATCTGGAGATGCCGTCAAGCAACGGCATCGGCGAGCACAAGATTGTAGCTGCGGTACGGGAAGGGCGGCTGTCAGAGGCGGAGCTGGATCAGGCGGTGCTGCGCATCCTGGGCATCATTCAGCGTGCGGCAGACAACCGTCGTCCCGATGCAACTTACGACAAGGCTGCTCATCACCAGCTAGCCCGACAGACCGCGCAGGAGAGCATGGTGCTGCTGAAAAATGAAGGCGGGCTTCTCCCGTTGAGCAAGACTGCGAATGTGGCGGTCATCGGTGGCTTTGCGACGAAATCACGCTATCAGGGCAGCGGCAGCTCCCATATCGTACCGACACGCCTTGACCAGGCTTACGAAGAGATGGCGAAGCTGTCCAGCGGCCAGCTCGTCTATGCTCAAGGGTATCCGATGGAACATGATCAGATTGACGAGGCATTGCTGGCGGAGGCTGTAGAGGCAGCGCGCAATGCCGAGACTGCGGTGTTGTTCGTCGGCTTGCCGGATCGCTACGAATCGGAGGGATTCGATCGTCAGCATCTTCAGTTGCCGGATAACCATCTCAAGCTGATCGAGGAGATAGCCAAAGTGCAGCCGCGTACTGTGGTCGTGCTGAGCAATGGGGCTCCAATCGAGATGCCATGGCTAGGGAAGGTGCAGGCCGTGCTGGAGGGTTATCTGGGCGGGCAAGCCTTCGGCAGCGCTGTTGCCGATCTGCTGTATGGCGATGCGAATCCATCGGGCAAGCTGGCGGAGACCTTCCCGCTGGCGCTCGCTCATAATCCTTCGCATCTGAACTTTCCTGGAGAAGGTGACCGGGTAGAGTATAGAGAAGGCATCTTCGTCGGCTATCGATATTATGAAGCCAAGCAACTGCCTGTCTTGTTCCCGTTCGGCTTCGGGCTTAGCTATACTCGCTTTGAGTACACCGGATTACGCATCAGTCAGCCGCGGATTCAGGATACAGAGATGGTAGAGATCGAGGTCAAGGTGAAAAATATCGGTGATCGCGCCGGCAAAGAAATCGTGCAGCTCTATGTGGCAGATGTACACAGCCAGGTCATCCGTCCGCAGAAGGAACTGAAGGAGTTCGCCAAGGTGGAGCTTCAGCCCGGGGAGGAGAAGACCGTTGTCTTCAAGCTTGGCAAGCGCGCCTTCGCCTATTACAATACGTTGCTTGGCGATTGGCATGTGGAAAGTGGCGAGTTCCTCATTCGTGTCGGCGGAGCATCAGATCGCATCGCCTGCGAGGAATCGATCTATGTTGAATCGACAGTGGAGCTTCCTCAGAGCTATACTCGCAATTCTACATTGGGTGATCTGCTAGGAAATCCTAAGACGGCATCTCTGGTGCAGCCGCTGATGACCACATTCCAGCAGGAGGGGGCGTTCAGCGCAGAGTCAGAGGATGAATCCCATAAGGGAATGATGGAGGCGATCTTCAAATACATGCCGCTCCGTTCACTCATCGCA contains:
- a CDS encoding helix-turn-helix domain-containing protein, which translates into the protein MSRTEQKDDRHEPPFPTRAELSAACRLLHEATGLPLLYMDETGAPGAVWTGGGGSNPLGAVQTGLPAPLQLGLQRTPFLHVTAFFETVLLLPLIDRSLCHGWIAIGPVCFAPIQEGRIDGLLRDANASFKLREALIHYYDQLPVMDARQLFRYGLLLYHMIYKEELDLNELLRSREWTASAVEEATARRERELAIAQRKHNAVYHHHPGWERKMIQLVREGKRAELAEWLNTFPYEQTGILSKNSHLRSQKNLSISGIALVTRAAIDGGLHYELAYSLSDDYIQRIEECATPKEVARLMDRAYFDFADRVAEAADADCSHAIRLCKQYIVAHIYEEITLPQLAAIVRLHPNYLSRLFKQETGSTPSLFIQQERMEEAKRLLRYTSLSLADIGTRLGFHDQSHFTKTFKKYSGITPRQFRGQQPDNGC
- a CDS encoding glycoside hydrolase family 3 C-terminal domain-containing protein, which gives rise to MERDLKQLVAQMTLEEKAGLCSGLDFWHLKGVERLGIPSIMVTDGPHGLRKQDTSADHLGLTNSVPATCFPSAVGLASSWNRELIRQVGVALGEECQAENVAVLLGPGANIKRSPLNGRNFEYFSEDPYLASEMAANHISGVQSQGVGTSLKHFAVNNQEHRRMSVDAVVDERTLREIYLAAFEGAVKQAQPWTIMSSYNRVNGTYVSENERLLTDILRNEWGFEGFVVSDWGAVNEQVDSLAAGMDLEMPSSNGIGEHKIVAAVREGRLSEAELDQAVLRILGIIQRAADNRRPDATYDKAAHHQLARQTAQESMVLLKNEGGLLPLSKTANVAVIGGFATKSRYQGSGSSHIVPTRLDQAYEEMAKLSSGQLVYAQGYPMEHDQIDEALLAEAVEAARNAETAVLFVGLPDRYESEGFDRQHLQLPDNHLKLIEEIAKVQPRTVVVLSNGAPIEMPWLGKVQAVLEGYLGGQAFGSAVADLLYGDANPSGKLAETFPLALAHNPSHLNFPGEGDRVEYREGIFVGYRYYEAKQLPVLFPFGFGLSYTRFEYTGLRISQPRIQDTEMVEIEVKVKNIGDRAGKEIVQLYVADVHSQVIRPQKELKEFAKVELQPGEEKTVVFKLGKRAFAYYNTLLGDWHVESGEFLIRVGGASDRIACEESIYVESTVELPQSYTRNSTLGDLLGNPKTASLVQPLMTTFQQEGAFSAESEDESHKGMMEAIFKYMPLRSLIAFSGGRVTEADIEAVLESLNTL